In Emticicia oligotrophica DSM 17448, a genomic segment contains:
- a CDS encoding ParA family protein has product MLTQETLLKFLKRRSAISVATLEREAGLPKNTLSGVISGTRNLSEKHLSALFPVVTQYGFSNEAFEKARVISIINHKGGVGKTTTTAYLGEALANKGFKVLLIDIDPQGSLSEVLNVRVGPTQVFHSLLNLDVPLAIQSVLPNLDIAPSDIELSSAEKELSNKIGGELRLKVAISKVSKNYDFILIDCPPSLNILTITAMQASNSCLITTLPEQLAYKGLVVLLERIAEVRALLNPALELDGIVFTMVKGNSIHREYKELIRQQFSNLKVFDTEIKHLIDFQKAMIDHLTISEFNKNSEAATSYENLGEEYLLSLDKRN; this is encoded by the coding sequence ATGCTTACTCAAGAAACACTTCTAAAATTTTTAAAACGACGCTCGGCCATTTCAGTAGCTACTCTCGAACGTGAAGCGGGATTACCAAAAAATACCTTATCTGGAGTCATAAGCGGGACTCGTAATCTAAGTGAAAAACACCTTTCGGCACTTTTTCCAGTGGTCACTCAATATGGCTTTAGCAATGAAGCTTTTGAGAAAGCTCGTGTAATATCTATCATCAACCATAAAGGAGGCGTTGGCAAAACCACTACGACTGCTTATTTGGGCGAGGCCCTAGCCAATAAAGGCTTTAAAGTACTACTGATTGATATCGACCCCCAAGGAAGTTTGAGTGAGGTCCTTAATGTCCGTGTCGGGCCAACACAAGTGTTCCATTCTCTCTTAAACTTAGACGTTCCGCTGGCAATACAGTCTGTATTACCTAATTTAGATATTGCCCCAAGCGATATTGAACTAAGCTCTGCGGAAAAAGAATTGAGTAATAAAATTGGTGGCGAATTACGTTTAAAAGTGGCAATAAGTAAAGTTTCAAAGAATTATGATTTCATATTGATAGACTGCCCCCCTTCTCTCAATATTCTAACAATTACAGCTATGCAAGCTTCTAATAGTTGCCTTATCACAACATTACCCGAGCAACTTGCATACAAAGGCTTAGTTGTATTATTAGAGCGAATTGCAGAAGTTAGAGCTTTGTTGAACCCAGCTCTTGAATTAGATGGTATTGTTTTCACGATGGTAAAAGGAAATAGCATCCATAGAGAATATAAAGAGCTCATTCGTCAGCAATTTTCAAACTTGAAAGTTTTTGATACTGAAATAAAACACCTTATTGATTTTCAAAAAGCGATGATTGACCATCTCACAATCAGCGAATTTAATAAAAATTCGGAAGCGGCTACTTCGTACGAAAATTTAGGTGAAGAGTATTTATTATCGTTAGACAAACGCAACTAA